From the Flavimarina sp. Hel_I_48 genome, one window contains:
- a CDS encoding enoyl-ACP reductase, with amino-acid sequence MSTRNFNTEEKNNYWALILGGSSGLGLASAKKLAAHGMHICIVHRTRRSKLAVFEAEKQSIRSYGNQVTDFNCDALDPVAREKILDFLKKEKARVYVLLHSIAKGNLKPIYSEEKVENTLNGKDFSLTVDAMAISLYDWSNVLRNAGLFSDKARILSFTSMGSRKPLPNYAAVSTAKAALEAITRSLAYELAPLGITANCIQAGVTDTESLRLIPGNERLKQEALKLNPNNRLTTPEDVAAVVYLLSLPEARWINGAIIPVDGGEHLL; translated from the coding sequence ATGAGCACCAGAAATTTCAATACAGAAGAAAAAAATAATTACTGGGCACTTATTCTGGGAGGAAGTTCAGGATTGGGTCTTGCCTCTGCAAAAAAATTAGCTGCTCACGGTATGCATATTTGCATAGTACATAGAACACGGCGCAGCAAATTGGCCGTCTTTGAAGCAGAAAAACAAAGTATACGTTCTTATGGAAATCAGGTGACTGATTTTAACTGTGACGCCCTTGATCCTGTAGCGCGCGAGAAAATACTTGATTTTTTAAAAAAGGAAAAAGCACGGGTTTATGTTTTATTGCACAGTATAGCAAAGGGAAATCTTAAACCAATATATTCAGAGGAAAAGGTTGAAAATACGCTTAATGGGAAGGATTTTTCATTAACGGTAGATGCAATGGCGATAAGTCTATATGACTGGAGCAATGTTTTGAGGAATGCCGGGCTATTTTCTGATAAAGCCCGCATACTTTCATTTACCAGTATGGGCAGTCGCAAACCGCTTCCCAACTATGCCGCGGTTTCCACTGCAAAAGCTGCCCTGGAGGCGATCACGCGAAGTCTCGCTTACGAGTTGGCACCACTGGGCATAACCGCAAACTGCATACAGGCCGGCGTAACAGATACCGAAAGTTTGCGTCTAATTCCCGGTAACGAACGTTTAAAGCAGGAAGCCCTAAAATTAAATCCAAATAACCGCCTTACCACGCCAGAAGATGTTGCCGCGGTAGTGTATTTATTATCCCTGCCAGAGGCGCGGTGGATCAATGGGGCTATCATCCCGGTAGATGGTGGGGAGCACTTATTGTAG
- a CDS encoding threonine aldolase family protein, whose translation MRIDLRSDTLTRPTPAMLDAMMTAKVGDDVYKEDPTVNALEEKIADLFGMDSALYFPTGSMTNQAAIKMHTQPGEELIADKYAHIYNYEGGGISFNSGVSCRLADGKRGMITADQVKTCINPPDFYHSPLTSLVCLENTTNKGGGACYDFSEILEIRKVCDDHGLGLHLDGARLWNALVATDESPKDYGKVFDTISVCLSKGLGAPMGSVLVGKKELMKKAMRVRKVLGGGMRQGGYMAAAGIYAIDNHWQRMEEDHQRAKELSELLNKHEAVASVDPVETNILIFNLKQGVDESSFLESLKKNDIYISNLGPGKLRIVTHYDYTQEMHEKLLDFFKNQTIFAQ comes from the coding sequence ATGAGAATAGATTTAAGAAGTGATACCCTGACCCGTCCTACGCCAGCAATGCTAGATGCTATGATGACCGCAAAAGTGGGGGATGATGTATATAAGGAAGATCCCACGGTAAATGCACTTGAAGAAAAAATAGCAGATCTTTTTGGCATGGATTCCGCTTTATATTTTCCTACCGGAAGTATGACCAATCAAGCGGCTATTAAAATGCACACCCAGCCCGGTGAAGAACTTATTGCCGATAAATATGCCCATATTTATAATTATGAAGGGGGCGGTATCTCCTTTAACAGTGGAGTTTCCTGTAGGCTAGCCGATGGAAAGCGTGGAATGATCACTGCAGATCAGGTGAAAACGTGTATAAATCCGCCAGATTTCTATCATAGTCCGCTTACTTCCCTGGTCTGTCTTGAGAATACGACCAATAAAGGTGGCGGAGCATGTTATGATTTCAGTGAAATTTTAGAAATTAGAAAAGTGTGCGACGATCATGGCCTGGGCCTTCACCTTGACGGTGCGCGGCTTTGGAATGCGCTGGTAGCCACGGATGAATCTCCTAAAGACTATGGGAAAGTTTTTGATACCATCTCGGTATGTCTTTCCAAAGGCTTGGGAGCTCCCATGGGTTCGGTTCTCGTAGGAAAGAAGGAACTAATGAAAAAAGCGATGCGAGTACGCAAAGTCCTGGGTGGTGGTATGCGACAAGGTGGTTATATGGCCGCTGCCGGTATTTATGCAATTGATAACCACTGGCAGCGTATGGAGGAAGATCATCAACGCGCTAAAGAACTTTCTGAGCTATTGAATAAACATGAAGCGGTCGCTAGTGTTGATCCCGTGGAAACAAATATCCTTATATTCAATTTAAAGCAGGGTGTTGATGAAAGTTCTTTTTTAGAATCTTTAAAGAAAAATGATATTTATATCAGTAATCTTGGTCCTGGCAAACTACGTATCGTGACACATTATGATTATACTCAGGAAATGCATGAAAAACTGCTTGATTTCTTTAAAAATCAAACGATTTTCGCTCAATAA
- a CDS encoding retropepsin-like aspartic protease: MRLNISLLLLLIGPLIYAQQLEEPVIVPFQLSPNGHIMISAKINGVEGNFIFDTGAGLHLLTKKFADKVKNLNKTQHFYTGHRATGEALEIDLWKAESLTIETLNLKNQIVAVYDIDFPLDGLISLTSFKERAVTIDYKEKHLVLETQNSLDKREKKSAFQMPLQITNVRDIEIGISTAVVVNDSLVLDVGLDSGAGNDVYRFNARYMPILGVDSTTIDNQFRPSYFNPEEGNMYYTTTLSNLSNSGKNVDKKQFKATFIQGLLYEGIMSINWIGEVLTIDIANKRLLVQ, from the coding sequence ATGAGATTAAATATATCCCTACTACTTTTATTAATAGGTCCATTGATATATGCACAACAACTGGAAGAGCCCGTGATTGTTCCGTTTCAATTATCACCTAACGGACATATTATGATAAGTGCAAAAATAAATGGTGTGGAAGGCAATTTTATTTTTGATACAGGAGCCGGGTTACATTTATTGACCAAAAAATTTGCGGATAAGGTTAAAAATTTAAATAAAACCCAACATTTTTATACAGGTCACCGCGCCACCGGTGAAGCATTGGAAATTGATTTATGGAAAGCCGAAAGTTTAACTATAGAAACATTGAACTTAAAGAATCAGATTGTTGCTGTATATGATATTGATTTTCCACTGGATGGATTAATTTCCCTCACGTCATTTAAAGAGCGTGCGGTAACGATAGATTATAAGGAGAAACATCTTGTTTTAGAAACACAGAATTCGCTTGATAAACGCGAAAAAAAATCCGCTTTTCAAATGCCTTTGCAGATTACTAATGTTCGGGATATCGAGATAGGTATTTCAACAGCAGTTGTGGTCAATGATAGTTTGGTACTTGATGTGGGATTAGATAGTGGTGCAGGCAATGATGTATATCGCTTTAACGCGCGTTATATGCCGATTTTAGGAGTTGATTCCACTACGATAGATAATCAGTTTAGGCCCAGTTATTTCAACCCTGAAGAGGGAAATATGTATTATACAACAACACTATCAAACCTGAGCAATTCTGGCAAAAATGTGGATAAAAAACAATTTAAAGCTACCTTTATACAAGGATTGCTTTATGAGGGGATTATGAGTATTAACTGGATAGGTGAAGTACTTACCATTGATATCGCAAACAAAAGATTACTTGTTCAATAA
- a CDS encoding Gfo/Idh/MocA family protein, whose amino-acid sequence MVNNRRHFIKKSAAGVLGGSLSFFFPMELIAAMRKNVSPNDRIQVGLIGCKGMGFSDLSSMLKINEIDVVALCDIDDSVLAERTKDLEKAGIKPPKKYKDYRKLLEDQDIDVVIIGTPDHWHCLQLMDALEAGKDVYCEKPIANTIEESMLMRQKVNGSDKIVQIGQWQRSQPHFREAIDYVHSGKLGNIRLAKAWAYQGWMQSIPVLPDAPVPQGVDYDMWLGPAQQRPFNPNRFHFNFRWFWDYAGGLMTDWGVHLLDYALYGMKAGTPKSVMAMGGKFAYPDDAAQTPDSLQTVFEYDDFSILWEHATGIDNGNYGRDHGISFIGNNGTLVLDRNGWEVIPEVGHDSWNKLKDQPKLERIPLQKSSASGLDLHTVNFIDAVQSRDASSLNAPIQVGYDAALISHFGNVAYRTGDRLYWDTAKKRFTDNEANKYVKAKYHNGWELPKI is encoded by the coding sequence ATGGTCAATAATAGACGTCATTTTATTAAAAAAAGCGCTGCTGGGGTATTGGGCGGCAGCCTTTCTTTCTTTTTTCCAATGGAACTTATAGCCGCAATGCGGAAAAATGTAAGTCCTAATGATCGTATACAGGTTGGTTTAATAGGATGTAAAGGTATGGGTTTTTCTGATTTAAGTTCTATGCTGAAAATCAACGAAATCGATGTCGTTGCGCTTTGTGACATAGACGATAGTGTACTTGCAGAACGAACTAAGGATCTTGAAAAAGCAGGCATAAAACCGCCTAAAAAGTATAAAGATTACCGAAAATTATTAGAAGATCAAGATATTGATGTTGTCATCATTGGTACTCCAGACCATTGGCATTGTTTGCAGCTTATGGATGCCCTTGAAGCAGGTAAAGATGTGTATTGTGAGAAACCCATCGCAAATACCATTGAAGAAAGTATGCTCATGCGGCAAAAAGTCAATGGTAGTGATAAAATCGTGCAAATAGGGCAGTGGCAAAGGAGCCAGCCCCATTTTAGGGAAGCTATAGATTACGTCCATTCGGGAAAATTGGGGAATATTCGGTTGGCAAAAGCATGGGCGTATCAAGGTTGGATGCAATCCATTCCTGTACTTCCAGATGCGCCCGTTCCTCAAGGGGTAGACTACGATATGTGGCTTGGTCCCGCTCAGCAGCGTCCATTTAATCCCAACAGATTTCATTTTAACTTTAGATGGTTTTGGGACTATGCCGGTGGTCTCATGACAGATTGGGGCGTCCATCTGCTTGATTATGCGCTATATGGTATGAAGGCCGGAACGCCAAAATCTGTTATGGCCATGGGAGGTAAATTCGCGTACCCAGATGATGCCGCTCAAACCCCAGATAGTTTGCAGACTGTTTTTGAATATGATGATTTTTCTATTTTATGGGAGCATGCCACGGGTATAGATAACGGTAATTATGGGCGTGATCACGGGATTTCATTTATTGGCAACAATGGTACTTTAGTTTTAGATAGGAACGGTTGGGAAGTAATCCCAGAAGTAGGTCACGATAGTTGGAACAAATTAAAAGATCAACCAAAACTAGAGCGTATTCCTCTTCAAAAAAGTTCGGCCAGCGGGCTTGACTTGCATACAGTAAACTTTATTGATGCAGTTCAAAGTAGAGATGCTTCTAGCCTCAACGCACCTATTCAAGTAGGTTATGACGCAGCACTCATAAGCCACTTTGGCAATGTTGCCTATAGGACAGGAGATAGATTGTACTGGGATACGGCCAAGAAGCGTTTCACTGACAACGAGGCCAATAAATATGTCAAAGCCAAGTACCATAATGGATGGGAGTTACCTAAAATTTAA
- a CDS encoding malectin domain-containing carbohydrate-binding protein produces MRFFSNYILLFTITVTSFTSVTSFSNISNNPSTNDTSDTTSEIKDDPFVLRINSGGDEIRYGNEHFIKDNYYKGDGKTFKNDHIKDIGNTTRDDLYLTERSTIANKNTFNYAIPVPNGTFKVKLHFAEIYWGSTNGGSGGNGKRVFSATLENQKVLNSLDIIKEVGTMNALQKEYLVTVRDGILNIDFIGSKDQPKLSALEIIEEPEANEPEAIRINTGGPQIEIDGMSFSADSYFNGGRKYTNYGIPAIHDTEKDAIYRSERSTGTGSGGFSYTIPVENGNYKVKCHFAEIYWGATGGGSGGKGKRLINISIENQKRLSDLDIIREVGSETALIKSYSVNVRDGKLNIDLTSTKDEPKISAIEIIKVDPVDDTAVTRINAGSSALVVNGKNFLADTYFTGKTSVFENQQIEDIKNTTEDELYKSERSAGVDKGSFGYAIPVKNGEYRVALHFAEIYWGVPGGGSGGVNKRIFSVNVENKAKLVDLDMIKELGTMTASIKTYSTSVKDGILNIDFSASKDRPKIAAIEVFKENERKEDEFPLMASFNVGGPSLTLNGTVFQKDAYTTGSSKTSTTTFNEIKNTNIQALYKSERSTNNDQGNFSYAFPVTNGTYQVKLHFAELWFGAPKSGPGGIGKRVFNYKLENESAIEGFDITKEVGTGTALTRTYTVNVSDGELNLNFGATVNRPQLCGIQLYGNGELGEEGQDPCAWTELAPSKLKKLEAQSATVGDKLYSFAGFLDNFIITGVTEIYDVKNNTWTTGAPMPFPATHMGKAQVNDDVWLIGGFIGNNPGVATAKVQIYSTSTDSWRAGPSLPAPRGSGAAAYANGKIHFFGGLLPDRTTDVDEHYVLDPENLAAGWIPAAPLPYGRNHLSAATVNGLIYAIGGQYGHDYEKQYLRYLHVYDPATDTWTRKRNLFADRSHFEPCTLVHNGKIIIIGGRRGIFFFDDITEYDPAIDQWTQRCELPERLLAPVAGIFDDKLIVANGGYSESDLRDNTRFLRIEPETTLSTIEEDANLSNGDRFGESITVYPNPTKDNITLTGIGDTERSLEIAVKNINGATLISKKYNAFDTSYTLETSSLQTGIYFVEIVKDASSKKVIKFIKN; encoded by the coding sequence ATGAGATTTTTTTCAAATTACATTCTTTTATTTACCATTACGGTCACCTCCTTCACTTCAGTGACGTCTTTCTCTAACATATCCAATAACCCTTCTACAAATGACACATCTGATACTACTTCAGAGATTAAGGATGATCCTTTTGTGTTACGGATTAATAGTGGTGGTGATGAGATACGGTATGGGAATGAACATTTCATCAAAGATAATTACTACAAGGGTGATGGTAAAACTTTTAAAAATGACCATATCAAGGATATAGGGAATACCACTCGCGATGACCTTTATTTGACTGAACGCAGTACGATTGCCAATAAAAATACCTTTAATTATGCCATACCCGTTCCAAATGGAACATTTAAGGTTAAACTTCATTTCGCTGAAATTTATTGGGGATCCACAAACGGCGGTTCTGGTGGCAATGGCAAACGTGTTTTTAGCGCAACCTTAGAAAACCAAAAAGTTCTCAACAGTCTTGATATCATTAAAGAAGTGGGAACTATGAATGCCCTGCAAAAAGAATATTTGGTCACTGTACGAGATGGTATCCTCAATATAGATTTTATCGGCTCTAAAGACCAACCTAAACTTTCTGCACTGGAAATTATTGAAGAACCAGAGGCTAATGAACCAGAAGCAATACGTATCAATACGGGCGGACCGCAAATCGAAATTGATGGTATGAGCTTTAGTGCAGATAGCTATTTTAATGGTGGAAGAAAGTATACAAATTATGGTATTCCTGCCATACATGATACTGAGAAAGATGCAATCTACAGGTCAGAGCGATCTACAGGTACCGGCAGTGGTGGATTTTCCTATACTATCCCTGTTGAAAATGGCAACTATAAAGTTAAATGCCATTTTGCCGAAATTTACTGGGGCGCAACGGGAGGTGGCTCAGGAGGCAAAGGAAAACGGCTCATCAATATTTCCATTGAAAATCAAAAGAGGTTGTCAGACCTGGATATTATAAGAGAAGTGGGTTCAGAAACCGCTCTAATCAAATCTTATAGCGTAAATGTTAGAGATGGTAAGTTAAACATAGATCTCACATCCACAAAAGACGAACCTAAAATTTCTGCCATCGAGATCATCAAAGTAGATCCGGTTGATGATACAGCGGTAACTCGTATAAATGCCGGAAGCTCTGCCCTCGTTGTAAATGGAAAAAATTTTCTTGCCGATACTTACTTTACGGGGAAAACCTCAGTATTTGAAAATCAACAAATTGAAGATATCAAAAATACTACGGAAGACGAACTTTACAAATCTGAGCGTTCAGCAGGTGTTGATAAGGGAAGTTTTGGCTACGCCATACCGGTAAAAAATGGAGAATATCGTGTTGCGCTCCATTTTGCCGAAATCTACTGGGGTGTTCCGGGTGGTGGCTCAGGAGGCGTAAACAAACGCATCTTCAGTGTAAATGTTGAAAATAAAGCTAAACTGGTAGATTTAGATATGATCAAGGAGTTGGGTACTATGACAGCTTCAATAAAAACATATAGTACATCTGTTAAAGACGGGATTCTAAACATTGACTTTAGTGCCTCTAAAGATCGTCCAAAAATTGCGGCGATCGAAGTTTTCAAAGAAAATGAGCGTAAGGAAGATGAATTTCCACTAATGGCTAGCTTTAATGTAGGGGGTCCTAGCTTAACCCTAAACGGTACTGTATTTCAGAAGGATGCATACACTACGGGCTCTTCCAAAACCAGCACTACTACCTTTAACGAAATCAAAAACACGAATATACAGGCACTTTATAAATCTGAACGTAGCACAAACAATGATCAGGGCAATTTTAGCTATGCATTTCCAGTAACTAATGGTACCTATCAGGTCAAATTGCATTTCGCTGAATTGTGGTTTGGTGCTCCTAAAAGTGGGCCAGGCGGAATAGGAAAACGTGTTTTCAATTACAAACTAGAGAACGAGAGTGCAATTGAAGGTTTTGATATTACCAAAGAAGTGGGCACGGGAACTGCCCTCACGCGAACATATACTGTCAATGTAAGCGATGGCGAACTCAATTTAAATTTTGGCGCCACTGTAAACAGACCCCAACTTTGCGGTATTCAGTTATACGGCAATGGTGAACTTGGTGAAGAGGGACAAGATCCTTGTGCATGGACAGAATTAGCTCCCAGTAAACTAAAAAAGCTTGAAGCACAATCTGCTACTGTAGGAGATAAATTATACTCGTTTGCAGGTTTTCTCGATAATTTTATTATTACGGGTGTGACTGAAATTTACGATGTGAAAAATAATACTTGGACTACAGGTGCTCCTATGCCATTTCCCGCAACTCATATGGGGAAAGCCCAAGTTAATGACGATGTTTGGCTTATAGGCGGTTTTATTGGTAACAATCCAGGTGTCGCAACAGCTAAGGTTCAAATCTACAGTACCTCAACGGATTCCTGGAGGGCAGGACCATCCCTACCCGCACCGCGTGGATCAGGTGCTGCAGCATATGCAAATGGTAAAATCCATTTCTTTGGTGGCCTTTTACCAGATCGTACCACAGATGTTGATGAACACTACGTACTAGACCCCGAAAATCTTGCCGCAGGTTGGATTCCTGCTGCTCCATTACCTTATGGACGAAACCACTTGAGCGCGGCTACTGTTAATGGTCTTATTTATGCAATTGGTGGTCAATACGGCCACGATTATGAAAAACAGTACTTGCGCTACCTTCATGTTTATGATCCTGCAACTGATACCTGGACACGGAAACGAAATTTATTCGCAGACCGTTCTCATTTTGAACCGTGTACCCTTGTCCATAATGGTAAAATTATAATTATAGGAGGTCGTCGCGGTATTTTCTTTTTCGATGATATTACAGAATACGATCCAGCTATTGATCAATGGACGCAGCGTTGCGAACTCCCAGAACGACTATTGGCTCCTGTAGCGGGAATTTTTGATGATAAATTAATAGTAGCAAATGGTGGTTATAGCGAATCAGATCTAAGGGATAATACACGCTTCTTGCGCATAGAGCCAGAAACAACGCTAAGTACTATTGAAGAAGATGCAAATCTTTCTAATGGAGATCGTTTTGGGGAATCCATTACAGTATATCCAAATCCCACTAAAGATAATATTACCCTTACAGGAATTGGTGATACGGAGCGTTCCCTAGAGATAGCTGTCAAAAATATAAACGGGGCAACATTGATTTCTAAAAAATATAACGCCTTTGATACCTCATATACTCTTGAAACGAGTTCTCTACAGACGGGTATTTATTTTGTTGAGATTGTAAAAGATGCATCTTCTAAGAAAGTAATCAAGTTTATTAAAAACTAA
- a CDS encoding SDR family oxidoreductase: MNVNSFKELESKHVLVTGGAGFIGSNLAEKLIDLGAHVVCLDNFATGHRRNLNRLINNERFKLIEGDIRDLETCKKACEGIDFVLHEAALGSVPRSLKDPITSNDVNVGGFLNMLVAAKEANVKRFVYAASSSTYGDSKALPKEEDNIGKPLSPYAITKYVNELYADIFHNAYDLDTVGLRYFNVFGRKQDPNGAYAAVIPKFVMQLMAHESPVINGDGNFSRDFTYIDNVVQMNLLALTVKDSKALNQIYNTAFGERTTLNELVVALKKNLCKFDTKIADIDPTYGENRAGDIPHSLASVDKAKRLLGYAPEYDIQEGLQEAVTWYWENLSDKK, encoded by the coding sequence ATGAATGTTAACTCTTTTAAAGAGCTTGAAAGCAAGCATGTTCTGGTTACAGGTGGTGCAGGCTTTATAGGTTCCAATCTGGCTGAAAAGCTAATAGATTTAGGTGCTCATGTCGTATGTCTTGATAATTTTGCTACAGGTCATCGTAGAAATTTAAACAGACTTATTAATAATGAGCGTTTTAAGCTTATTGAAGGAGATATACGCGATCTTGAAACTTGTAAAAAAGCCTGTGAGGGGATTGACTTTGTTTTGCATGAAGCAGCTCTGGGCTCTGTTCCTCGTTCACTTAAAGATCCTATTACAAGCAATGATGTAAATGTGGGAGGTTTTCTAAATATGCTAGTGGCCGCAAAAGAGGCAAATGTTAAACGTTTTGTTTATGCGGCAAGTTCATCAACGTATGGCGATTCTAAAGCATTGCCAAAAGAAGAAGATAATATAGGTAAACCGTTATCCCCTTACGCGATTACAAAATATGTCAATGAACTATATGCTGATATTTTTCATAATGCCTATGATTTAGACACTGTAGGATTGCGTTATTTCAATGTTTTTGGAAGAAAACAAGATCCTAATGGAGCCTACGCGGCTGTTATCCCTAAATTTGTTATGCAGCTAATGGCGCATGAATCACCGGTTATAAATGGAGATGGAAACTTTTCAAGGGATTTTACTTACATTGATAACGTGGTGCAGATGAATTTGCTTGCACTTACTGTTAAAGATTCAAAAGCACTAAATCAGATATACAATACTGCATTTGGAGAGCGAACGACCCTTAATGAGCTCGTTGTTGCCTTAAAGAAAAACCTATGCAAGTTTGATACAAAGATTGCTGATATTGACCCGACTTATGGTGAGAACCGGGCAGGGGACATACCACATTCCCTTGCGTCTGTGGACAAAGCCAAGAGGTTATTAGGTTATGCGCCAGAATATGACATCCAAGAAGGACTGCAGGAGGCTGTTACCTGGTACTGGGAAAATTTAAGTGATAAAAAATAA
- a CDS encoding nucleotide sugar dehydrogenase has protein sequence MKEIKIAIIGLGYVGLPLARLFATKYAVVGFDINQKRIASLQKGHDDTLEVEDDVLQGVMKKGSDDKNGLYCSAQLEDIEDCNYYIVTVPTPVDKNNRPDLTPLYKASETVGKVLSKGDIVIYESTVYPGVTEEDCVPVLERQSGLKYNTDFFAGYSPERINPGDKEHTVDKILKVTSGSTPEVAEKVNALYATVITGGTYLAASIKVAEAAKVIENSQRDINIAFVNELAKIFNLMKIDTSEVLAAAGTKWNFLPFKPGLVGGHCIGVDPYYLAQKAQEFGYHPEIILAGRRLNDSMGQYVASEIIKLMVQKDIKIKASKVLILGFTFKENCPDVRNTRVVDVVESLKEFGVDITIFDPWASSEDVHHEYGLTTTKQKPTDKFDAVVLTVAHNEFLAMDLKDFMKDEAVLYDVKSILTEPVSGRL, from the coding sequence ATGAAAGAAATTAAAATCGCTATTATAGGTCTGGGCTACGTGGGACTTCCTCTCGCACGATTATTTGCTACTAAGTATGCAGTTGTTGGCTTCGATATTAATCAAAAAAGGATTGCATCGTTACAAAAAGGGCACGATGATACTCTAGAAGTTGAAGATGATGTGCTACAGGGTGTAATGAAGAAAGGGTCTGACGACAAAAATGGCCTTTATTGTTCTGCACAGCTTGAGGATATTGAGGATTGTAACTATTATATTGTTACTGTCCCTACTCCAGTAGATAAAAATAACAGACCAGACCTCACTCCCCTTTACAAAGCCAGTGAAACAGTAGGCAAAGTGCTTAGCAAAGGTGACATTGTTATCTATGAATCCACGGTTTATCCAGGAGTTACGGAAGAAGATTGCGTTCCTGTTCTTGAACGCCAAAGTGGATTGAAGTACAATACTGATTTTTTTGCTGGTTATTCCCCAGAACGTATAAATCCAGGTGATAAAGAACATACAGTTGATAAGATACTTAAGGTAACATCAGGATCAACACCTGAGGTTGCTGAGAAAGTAAATGCATTGTATGCAACGGTCATTACAGGAGGGACATATCTTGCAGCATCAATAAAAGTTGCGGAGGCCGCGAAAGTAATAGAAAATTCACAACGCGATATTAATATCGCTTTCGTAAATGAACTTGCTAAAATCTTCAATCTTATGAAGATAGATACTTCCGAAGTTCTTGCAGCGGCTGGTACAAAATGGAATTTCCTGCCTTTTAAGCCTGGTCTAGTGGGTGGGCATTGTATAGGTGTAGATCCCTACTATTTAGCACAGAAAGCTCAGGAATTTGGTTACCATCCAGAGATTATTTTAGCCGGAAGACGTCTTAATGATAGTATGGGACAATATGTAGCTTCTGAAATAATTAAACTAATGGTGCAGAAGGATATTAAAATAAAGGCTTCTAAAGTATTGATTTTAGGTTTTACATTTAAAGAAAATTGTCCTGATGTTCGCAATACACGTGTAGTTGATGTGGTTGAAAGTTTGAAAGAATTCGGGGTTGATATTACTATTTTTGACCCTTGGGCAAGTTCAGAAGATGTACATCATGAATATGGTCTTACAACAACCAAGCAAAAACCTACAGATAAATTCGATGCAGTTGTTCTTACAGTCGCGCACAACGAATTCCTAGCAATGGACCTGAAAGATTTTATGAAGGATGAAGCAGTCCTTTACGATGTAAAATCTATTTTGACAGAGCCTGTTAGTGGACGTCTATAA